The following are encoded together in the Neomonachus schauinslandi chromosome 15, ASM220157v2, whole genome shotgun sequence genome:
- the SAMD14 gene encoding sterile alpha motif domain-containing protein 14, with protein sequence MLELSCVMASSKLREPADEVFDLDLAVPETVRLDSSLHKARAQLLAKGRRHRPSRSRLRDSASSAEDGEGSDGPGGKVTDGCGSPLHRLRSPLHSGPGSPAGGSFCLEPPGLRRSLDEDEPPPSPLTRYRPLHNAASHEGLAAASCSPPRSAPSSDSSPSFVRRHPRAEPHSEDDSRDASPPEPASPTIGLDKKTRRKFLDLGVTLRRASTSKSRKDKGSNRLSMGSRESVEGSGRSGGSPFLPFSWFTDSGKGSASSGSTTSPACSPKHEGFSPKKSASQAQLLVHAQEALSNSWCSVPNFSSIQMGAESTLSDDSTPPSSSPKIPSGPRQETKCSYPYHTLSQSSDEFLDEPLPTVHHWTSQQVGQWLHSLSLEQYAAEFAARQVDGRRLLQLDGSKLKSLGLSNSHDRTLVKRKVKELAAAAEKERKAQEKAARQREKLRRREQEAKKS encoded by the exons ATGCTGGAG CTCTCTTGCGTCATGGCTTCTTCAAAGCTACGAGAACCTGCGGATGAGGTTTTTG ACCTGGACTTGGCTGTGCCAGAGACCGTCAGACTGGACAGCAGTTTACACAAGGCCCGGGCCCAACTACTGGCCAAGGGCCGGAGACACCGGCCCTCCCGCTCCAGGCTTCGGGACAGCGCCAGCTCTGCAGAGGATGGTGAAGGCTCCGACGGGCCCGGAGGCAAG gtgaCCGACGGCTGCGGGAGCCCCCTGCACCGGCTGCGCTCGCCTCTGCACTCGGGCCCCGGGTCCCCGGCGGGGGGCTCTTTCTGCCTGGAGCCTCCGGGGTTGCGGCGCAGCCTGGACGAAGACGAGCCCCCGCCCTCGCCGCTCACACGCTACCGGCCCTTGCACAACGCCGCCTCGCACGAGGGCCTGGCCGCCGCGTCCTGCTCGCCGCCCCGCTCCGCGCCCTCCTCGGACAGCTCGCCCAGCTTCGTGCGCCGCCACCCGCGCGCTGAGCCCCACAGCGAAG ATGACAGCCGGGATGCCAGCCCTCCTGAGCCTGCCAGCCCCACCATCGGCCTGGATAAGAAGACTCGCCGAAAGTTCCTGGACCTGGG GGTCACCTTACGCCGAGCGTCCACTAGCAAGAGCCGGAAGGACAAGGGTAGCAACCGCTTGTCCATGGGCAGCAG GGAGTCAGTGGAGGGGTCCGGCAGGTCAGGGGGCTCCCCGTTCCTGCCCttttcctggttcacagacagcGGCAAGGGCTCGGCGTCCTCTGGCAGCACCACCTCGCCCGCCTGCTCCCCTAAACACGAGGGCTTCAGCCCTAAGAAGTCAGCTTCTCAG GCCCAGCTCCTGGTTCACGCACAGGAGGCACTGAGCAACTCCTGGTGCTCAGTTCCCAACTTCAGCTCCATTCAAATGGGAGCA GAATCCACCCTGAGTGATGACTCCACACCCCCTAGCAGCAGCCCCAAGATCCCAAGTGGGCCCCGGCAGGAGACCAAATGCTCCTACCCCTACCACACACTGTCCCAGTCTTCGGATGAG TTCCTGGATGAGCCTCTCCCCACTGTCCACCACTGGACCAGCCAGCAGGTGGGCCAGTGGCTACACAGCCTCAGCCTGGAGCAGTATGCCGCCGAGTTCGCCGCGCGGCAGGTGGATGGGCGCCGGCTCCTGCAGCTGGATGGAAGCAAACTGAAG AGCCTGGGGCTCAGCAACTCGCATGACCGGACGCTAGTGAAGCGGAAGGTAAAGGAGCTGGCAGCAGCCGCTGAGAAGGAGCGCAAGGCCCAGGAGAAGGCTGCACGGCAGCGTGAGAAGCTCCGGCGCAGGGAGCAGGAGGCCAAGAAGAGCTAG